Proteins co-encoded in one Amblyraja radiata isolate CabotCenter1 chromosome 24, sAmbRad1.1.pri, whole genome shotgun sequence genomic window:
- the LOC116986571 gene encoding aminopeptidase B-like codes for MSCNIHRYDLLFMPPSFPFGGMENPCITFVTPCLLAGDRSLVDVIIHEISHSWFGNLVTNANWGDFWLNEGFTMYAQRRISTELYGAEYTCLEAATGRALLRKHMDNTGENHPLNKLKVKIKYGIDPDETYHETPYEKGYCFVSYLAHLVGDQNKFDAFLWAYVDKFKFKSIVAEDTLNFYLDYFPELKKQDVEKRPGFEFDYWLNTPGWPPYLPDLSSGDNLMKPAESLALLWFAAELNIDAIKAVDLCSWKTYQIVYFLDKLLEKLPPGYYRSTQFLFVSHVDRNRGNTQTGTGDFCNYRAPTSLVTCAPNHGTMMSGGRS; via the exons ATGTCTTGTAACATCCATAGGTATGACCTGCTCTTCATGCCGCCGTCGTTCCCCTTTGGTGGGATGGAGAATCCTTGTATTACATTCGTCACTCCATGTCTGTTGGCTGGGGACCGGTCATTGGTTGACGTCATCATCCATGAGATCTCTCACAGCTGGTTTGGCAACCTGGTCACAAACGCCAACTGGGGAGACTTCTGGCTAAACGAGGGGTTTACAATGTACGCCCAGCGGAGAATTTCCACCGAGCTTTACG GTGCGGAGTACACGTGCCTTGAAGCTGCCACAGGGAGAGCCCTCCTCCGTAAACACATGGATAACACTGGGGAGAACCATCCCCTCAACAAGCTCAAGGTCAAAATTAAATACG GGATCGATCCGGATGAGACCTATCATGAAACTCCCTATGAAAAAGGCTACTGTTTTGTATCATATTTAGCTCACCTTGTGGGTGATCAGAACAAATTTGATGCTTTCCTTTGG GCTTATGTGGACAAGTTCAAATTCAAAAGTATCGTGGCAGAAGATACTTTAAACTTTTACCTAGACTATTTCCCAGAACTCAAGAAGCAAGATGTTGAAAAAAGACCAG GATTTGAATTTGACTACTGGTTGAATACtcctgg ATGGCCGCCGTATCTGCCAGACCTTTCCTCTGGCGATAATCTCATGAAACCAGCAGAGAGCTTGGCATTGCTGTGGTTTGCTGCTGAGCTGAACATCGATGCAATCAAAGCAGTTGATCTGTGCTCATGGAAAACCTACCAGATTGTCTACTTCCTTGATAAACTACTGGAAAAGTTGCCTCCAG GGTATTACAGAAGTACACAGTTCCTCTTTGTGAGCCATGTGGACAGAAACCGAGGGAACACGCAAACTGGCACAGGGGACTTTTGCAACTACAGGGCACCAACCAGTTTGGTCACGTGTGCGCCGAATCACGGGACGATGATGTCGGGTGGGCGGAGCTAG